The following are encoded together in the Periplaneta americana isolate PAMFEO1 chromosome 5, P.americana_PAMFEO1_priV1, whole genome shotgun sequence genome:
- the LOC138699475 gene encoding endo-1,4-beta-xylanase A-like has product MPFIIKSVSTGMVLDVRNAERRSGAEVVMWPYNGGDNQIWEYKNNMIYSKLSGYVLDVAGGNPGAGVITYQVNRGTNQKWYFDDDFTIRNGTGLVMDIEGGNNYQGVRVVGFHKHGGHNQKFRIEPYNKTH; this is encoded by the exons ATGCCCTTCATTATCAAGAGTGTGTCTACTGGAATGGTCTTGGACGTCAGGAACGCCGAAAGGAGGAGCGGAGCAGAGGTTGTCATGTGGCCCTACAACGGAGGAGACAACCAAATttgggaatacaagaacaacatgATCTACAGTAAGCTCAGCGG GTATGTGCTCGACGTCGCTGGGGGTAATCCAGGGGCCGGTGTCATCACATATCAGGTCAACAGGGGCACGAATCAGAAATGGTACTTCGACGATGATTTTACCATCCGCAACGGCACGGGGCTCGTAATGGACATCGAAGGAGGCAACAACTACCAGGGCGTGCGGGTGGTAGGCTTCCACAAGCACGGAGGCCACAACCAGAAGTTCCGAATCGAGCCATACAACAAGACGCATTAG